GTTTCGGATCAAGGCTCGCGCTGGCGAAAGTGGGGCCTTCGGTCAGCACCGCCACCGCATCGTGGCTGTGCAGGCTTTCCTGATGGCTGGCGATGACGCGGAAATCGCCCACCCGCGGCTCGGCCATCAGCCCCGCCGCGAAAGAGCGCACCGCATCTTCGACAAAGATCGGATTGGCGGCGTTCAGTTCCGCAAAGGCCTGTTCGTCCTCGCGCTTCACCATCACCTGGGTTTCCGTCGGCACATTCGCCCGGGCAATCTCGATCAGGTCTTCGAACCACAGCGTCTTGCCCGGCTCGATCACCGCCGAAATCCGCGCCACCGAACGCTGCGAATGCGGCGTTGCCAGACGGCCGCGGCGGATGCGGGCATCTTCCGACAGCTCCAGCGAGCAGGGGCAGGTCGAGGAATAGACGTAGTCGAGATGCACGATCTTGGTGCGCACCCCCGCCTGTTCCACCAGCTCCAGCGCGATATCGTAATATTGCCAGCCGCGCAGACCCGAGCGCAGGCTCTCCACCTGCAGGGGCAGCGAGAAGCGCATCATCAGCCGCGCGTCGAAGCTTTCCAGATGGTCGATATAATCATCCAGCGCCGCCGCCATCACCTCGAAGGAAAATTCGCTTTCCGAATGGGCATAGAAGCTGCGCAGGATGCGCGACATGTTGATGCCCTTCTTCTCGGCCTCAAGGCTGACGGTGCCGGTGACCGAGGTTTCGAGCATCACATCGCCGCCGTCGCGCAGCTTGTAGCGGATCGGCAGGCGGAAGTTCGAGATGCCGACATGCTCGATCCGGGTTTTCGCGCCGCGGATCAGCGAGGCGGGACCGTTCTGCAGATCGGGCATCGCGGCCTTGTAGGCGTCATCGGGGCGGAATTCGGCGTCATAGACGCGGGCCAGCTCCGGATAGGGGCCGGGCACCGGGGTGAAAAGTCGGGCAATCGCCGGATCAAGCGCCGCCACCTCGGCCGGGTGCGCCTGAGCCACAAAGGCCCGCAGCAGCTCAAGCGCGGCCTTGGCTTCCGCCGTGTCGGGCGTGTCGATGCGTCCGTGGATATTCATGGCGTCTCCCTTTCGCCTGTCGCGCAAGTTTCGATATGGGAGTGAGACGCGGAAAGTCCAACCGAAGTTGCACAAGAAACGACGAAAGAGCCCCGGAAATCGTCGGACCGGCAATTTGTGCCGGGCAAGCACGGAAAAAAGAGGAAAGGCGTTCTGTTTCCCCGCTTCCGAGACCCCCGCAATTTCAGAGCCTTGCGCCGGGGCGGGGCTCAGCCCGCCTCGCCGCATTCGCCCAAAGCGACTTCCAGCGCCGAGCGGATATCCTCCACCAGATCGGCCGTATCCTCGATGCCGAAGGAAATCCGCACCAGCCCGGGGGTGATGCCGATCAATGCCCGGTCTTCATCGGTCAGGTTCTTGTGCGTCGTCGTTGCCGGATGCGTGGCAATCGATTTCGCATCGCCGAGGTTGTTCGAGATCGACACCACATCCAGCGCATCCAGGAAGCGGAAGGCCACCTCCTTGCCGCCTTCGAAATCGATCCCCAGCATCGTGCCGCCCGCGCCCATCTGCGCCATCGCCAGCGCGTGCTGCGGATGGCTGGGCAGGCCCGGATAGATCACCCGGTTCACATGCGGATGGCCGTCGATCGCTTCGGCGACGGCCTTGGCCGAGGCCGCCTGTGCCCGCACCCGCAGATCCAGCGTCTGCAGGCCATTGAGCAAGAGCCAGGCATGAAACGGGCTCATCGCGCCGCCGGTGTGCTTGACATAGGTTTCCAGCGGGCCGCGGATGAAGTCGCGCGTGCCGCAGACGACCCCGCCCAGCACCCGGCCGCCGCCGTCGATGTGTTTCGTCGCCGAATAGACGATGACATCGGCGCCAAGGTCCACGGCGCGCGAAAAGATCGGGCTGGCAAAGGCGTTGTCGACGACGACGAGGGCGCCGACCGCATGGGCGATCTCGGAGACGCCCTTGATGTCGATCACCTCAAGCCCCGGATTGGACACGCTTTCAAAGAAGCAGATCTTCGTGGTCGCCTTGACCGCCCCGCGCCAGTTTTCAAGATCGGCACCGTCGATCAGCGTCACCTCGACCCCGAAACCCGCCAGCACCTTGAGCACATGCAGGCAGGACCCGAACATCTGCCGCGCCGCCACCACATGATCGCCGGTCTTCAGACCGCAGCTCAGCGCGCCGTTGATCGCCGCCATGCCCGAGGCGCAGGCAAAGGCATCCTCGGTCCCCTCGATCGCGGCCATCCGGTCTTCGAACATCCGCGTCGTCGGGTTGCCGTAGCGGGCATAGATGAATTCATCCTCACCGGCCTCGATGAAGCGGGCCTCGGCGGCCCCGGCCGAGGGGTAGATGAACCCCTGCGTCAGAAACAGCGCTTCGGCCATTTCGCCGAACTGGCTGCGCCGGATCCCCTCGTGGACCAGTTTCGTGCGTGTGCGCCACTCGCTCATCGTCGTCTCCCCGGGATCGTGCGGAATTTCTTCGGATAAGCCGCTGTTTGGCATGGGTCAAGGCCGGGACCCGTTCAAACCTTTAAGAGAATCACATGCGCCCGGAAAATGACCAGCGCAACAGACCCGAGGAGGTGCCCAATGAAAGTCGTATCCATCGTAGGCCCATCGCAGGCCGGCAAGACCACGCTTGCCGAGGCGCTGGCCACGCTCGAAGGGGCCAAACCGCGCAAACATGTGCTTTTCGGCGAGACCGCCGTAACGCGCTTCGCTTTCATGGGGGAAGACTGGGCGCTGCTGGAGGCGCCCGGGGGCGCCGACCATCTGCCGCAGCTGGGTCCGATGCTGGCCGCCTCGGATGCCGTCGTTTTGTGCGTTCCCGCCGAGACCGAGGCCGCGGTGCTCTGCGCGCCCTATCTGCGGCTGGTCGAGGCCGCGGCCCTGCCGACCTTCATCTTCATCAACAAGATCGACATCGCGCAGGACCGCACCAGTGAAATCGTGGCGGCGTTGCAGGCCTTTTGCCCGCATGGAATCGTGCTGCGGCAGATCCCGATCCGCAAGGACGGCCATGTGATCGGCGCGGTCGATCTGATTTCCGAACGCGCCTGGGAATATCACGATCACGCCCGGTCGTCGCTGATGGAACTGCCCGAGAGCATCCGCGACCGCGAGGCCGAGGCGCGGGCGGAACTGCTCGAACATCTGGCCGATTTCGACGAGGCGCTTTTGACCGAACTGATCGAGGATCAGGCCCCGATGACCGACGAGGTCTATGAGGTCTCGACCAAGGTGCTGCAACACCACGATCTTCTGCCCGCGCTGCTGGGCTCGGCCAGCCATGGCAACGGCATGATGCGGCTGATGAAAAGCCTGCGCCATGAAGTGCCGGACGTGGCCGAGACGCGCGCACGCATCGGCGCGCTGGCGGTGGGGGCGCTCGCTGATACGGTCAAGCATCTGGGCAAGACGGTGCTGATCCGCGCGCTGGCCGAGGGGGTCGCGCCCGGGGCGAAGCTTTGCGGCGCGGCCGTGGGCTCGATTGTCGATGTCGATGGCAAGACCCAGTTGGGGGCGCTGAAGCCGGGCGAGATCGGGCTGACGGTGAAGACCGATCACCTGAGCCTGAGCGGGCCGCTTTACACCGCCGAAGGCATCGTGCCGAACCCGGACTGGATGGCGGCGCATGCGGCGAACCACCGGCTGATCCTGGAACCGGAAAACGAGCGCGACGAGACCCGGCTGGCGGCGGCGCTGCCGAAGCTTCTGGAAATCGACCCCGGGCTGAGCCTTGGCACCGATCCGGCGACGGGCAAGACCGTGCTGGGCACGCAGGGCCCGCTGCATCTGCGCCGGGTGCTGGAAAAGCTCGAGGCGGATTTCGGGCTGAAACTGGCCACGGCGCCCCTGGTCGCGGCGCTTTGCGAAACCATCACCGGCACGGCGCAAAAGCAATACCGGCACCGCAAGCAATCGGGCGGCGCGGGGCAGTTTGCCGATGTGGTGATCGAGGTCAGCCCGCTCGGCCGTGGCGAGGGCTTCCGCTTCACCGAAACGGTCAAGGGCGGCGCGGTGCCGCGCAATTACATCCCCTCGGTCGAGGCGGGCGCGCGCGAGGCTTTGGCGGCGGGGCCGAAGGGCCATCCGGTCGTTGATCTGGCGGTGAACCTGTCCGACGGCAAGCATCACGCGGTCGACAGTTCCGACCACGCCTTCCGCACCGCGGGCAAGATGGCGCTGCGCGAGGCGATGGCGGAAATCGGCACCGTCGTTTTGCAGCCGGTCAGCAAGGTGGTGATTTCGGTGCCCTCGACCTATGCGGGCGGGCTTTCGCCGCTGGTTTCGGGGCTCAAGGGGCAGGTGCTGGGCTTTTCGGCCGATCCGGCGGCGAAGGGCTGGGATCTGTTCGAGGCGCTGATGCCGGCCGCGTCCTTGCCCGAGCTCTTCCAGTCGCTTGGCGGCGCCACCCGCGGCACGGCCAGTTTCGCTGCCACGCTCGATCACTACGAAGAGCAGTATTGAGCACCTGACCCGAACGAAAAGGGCGGTCCCCCGGGACCGCCCCTTGCGATTTCCGCCCCGGTCAGCGGCTGATCGAGCGCTGCGTCTCGGCGCCGATCACCACGACTTTCGTCACCTCGGCCAGCAGGACATTGTTGATGAAGGCGGCCGCCGTCACCTCGCGCGATTGCGGGGTGCTGATGCGGTTCGCCGCCGGGCTGCCCGGATCGGGCCAGGCGACGACGAAGCGATAGGTCATCACGCCCTCGACCGGCTTGCCGTCGTTTTCCGCCAGAAGCTTCGCCCCCCACCAGCCCTGCGTCGGCGTCAGGCCGGTGGCGGCCACGATCGCGCCGCCCTGGGTCTGTTTCACCTCGAGCGCGGTGACCTGGGCGATCAGCTCGCGCGGGTCTTCCTTGACGTCCGGGTAGCCTTCCTTCGGCGCAAGCGTCATCACCTCTTCATGCGTGAACCAGTTCCACGGGTTCAGCTTCGTCTTGCCGATGCCGCAGCCCGAAAGCGCCAGCGCAAGGGCAAGCGACAGGGCAACGGGGGCAGGGCGGGCACGCAGCAACATGGGGCACCTCGGAAGGCTTGGATCGGTCCTGCCTTGGGTAGCCGATCCGGCCCGGTTTGAAAAGCGGCGTTTGGCCCGGCGCTTGCGCGCACCGCCGCGCGCCTCTTGCCGCGCCGCCGCATGAAGGCTACGCAAGGGAAAACGCAGGAGTTTCCCATGGCCAGCCCCGCCTTTGAAGAGATCGCCGAAACCTTCGACTTCCTCGACGATTGGGAGGATCGCTACCGCCATGTGATCGAACTGGGCAAGGCGCTGCCCGCGCTGGATGACGCGCTGAAAGTGCCCGCGACCAAGGTCGAGGGCTGCGCCAGCCAAGTCTGGCTGATGCCGCGGATTTCGGGCACGGGGCCGGGGGCGGTCTTCGATTTCGAGGGCGCCTCCGATGCGATGATCGTGCAGGGGCTGATCGCGCTTTTGCATGCGCTTTACGCCGGTCTGACCGTGGCCGAGGTGGGCGCGGTCGATGCGAAAGCCGAGATGGGGCGGCTGGGCCTGAACGAGCATCTGTCCAGCCAGCGCTCGAACGGGCTGGCCGCGATGGTCGAGCGCATCCGCAAGCTGGCCGCCGAAGCCGCCGCCTGACCCTGCAGCTTTGCACAGATCCTGCGCGGGCTTCCCCCCTTTGCGCAAAGCCGTGACTTTGCTACGGTTTCGCGAAAGGAGCGTGACATGGACAAGAGCGGACATCGCCCGGTGGTGGGGGTCATCGGCAATCGCGGGCTGATCAACGACCGCTATCCGATCCACGAGGGCGGGCAGATGAATTCCTGTGCCGTGGCCAATGTCGCGGGCTGTCTGCCGCTGCTGATCCCGGCGGATCCGGAGATGGTCTCGGTCGCCGAGCTGATGCGGGTCTGCGACGGGTTTTTGCTGACCGGCGGGCGGCCGAACATCCATCCGTCGGAATATGGCCACGAGGAAACCGACAAGCACGGCAGTTTTGACCGCGCCCGCGATGCGATCACGCTGCCCTTGGTGCGGGCCTGCGTGGCGGCGGGGCAGCCGTTTTTCGGCATCTGCCGCGGCTTTCAGGAGGTCAACGTGGCGATGGGCGGCACGCTGCACCCCGAAATCCGCGACTTGCCGGGGCGGATGAACCACCGCATGCCGCCCGAGGGCACGCTGGAAGAGGCTTTCGCGCTGCGCCACCGGGTCATGCTGACCCCCGGCGGGCGCTTTGCGCGGCTCTTCGGGTGCACCGAGGTGATGACCAACACCCTGCACGGGCAGGGCATTTTCGAACCGGGCCCGCGCATCGTGATCGAGGGCCGGGCCGAGGATGGCACGCCCGAGGCGATCTATGTGCAGGACGCGCCGGGGTTCACGCTCGCGGTGCAATGGCATCCGGAATGGAATGCGGCCAATGATCCGGTCTCGCGGCCGTTGTTTCAGGCCTTTGGCGCTGCGGTGCGGGATTTTGCCGCCGCGCGCCGGTGACGGGCGGCGCAAGGGCGTATTTGGGCCAAGAAAAAACACCCGTCATTTCAGGTATTTCGAGGCTTCCTTGCGGGCAAAGGGCTTGAGCGTGGCGCCATGCTCGGCCAGCCATTGGCGCACGGCTTCGGCATCGTGTTTCGACAGCTCGCGCAGCCACCAGGCGATGGCTTTCTGGATGAACCAGTCGCGATCCGGGGCGAGGCGGAGGCACCAGCCCAGCACGCGGGCGCGCGCGGCACGTTCGGTGGCGTCGGGGTGGTTCGATTTCGTGAAGGGCAGGGTGATGACCAAAGCGGCGCGGCGGGTCCAGATGTTTTCCGCGTCGAGCCAGGTCTCGATCTCGTCAAGCCGTTCGGGCGCGCCCGCCAGCCGCCGCCCGCCCGCATTGCAGGCGTGATCGGCAATCGCCCAGGCGTCGAAGCCGGGCACCCAAGCGGCGATGGTGCGCCAGACCGCGTCATCGGGGCGGATGCGCGCCTGGGTCAGCAGTTTCGCCGCCGCGATCTTCGCCTCGTGGATGTCGCTGTGCCAGAGCCCGTCGGCCAGCGCGATGCGGTCGTCCAGCGTCGCCTGCGCCCGCCAGAGCCGCGCCATATCCTCGATCAAGGGCACCGGCACGCCCAGATAGCGCCGGTCCACCTTGTGATAAGCCGCGGCCCCCAAAGCCTTTTCCGCATCGCCACAGGCTTCGAGCGCGGCGATCGCCTCGGCCAGCGTCGGCGGCGGGCCAAGGTCGTCCTTCCCGGTCGCTTCCTCGTATTGGGTGTAATCGGCGTCCGAGGCGGCATAGGCCGCGGCCTCGGCGGCAAGTGCCGCTTCTTCCTCGGTCAGGGGCCGGTCTTCGGCGACGATCACCCGGGATCCGCGCTTGCGTCCCATCATTCCACCGTCACGGATTTCGCCAGATTGCGCGGCTGATCGACATCGGTCCCCTTGGCGATGGCGGTGTGATAGGCCAGAAGCTGCGCGGGCAGGGCGTACAGGATCGGCGCGAAGGGCTCGGCCACTTCGGGCAGGCGCAGGCTGGCCCAGGTGCCCTCGGCCGCGGTCGCAATCCCCTTGCCGTCGGTGATCAGAAGCACCTTGCCATGCCGCGCCATCACCTCCTGCATGTTCGAGACGGTCTTGTCGAACAGCCGGTCATGTGGCGCCAGAACGATCACCGGCACCATCCGGTCAATCAGCGCGATCGGCCCGTGCTTGAGCTCGCCCGAGGCATAGCCCTCGGCGTGGATGTAGCTGATTTCCTTGAGCTTCAAGGCCCCTTCCAGCGCCAGCGGATACATCGGGCCGCGGCCAAGGAAAAGGATGTCCTGCGCCTCGGCCAGCTGCCCCGCCAGTTTCGCGATCTCGTCGGAGGTGGAGAGCGCCGCATTCATCAGCCCGGGCAGCGCGCGCAGCGTCTCCAGATGGCCCGCCAGCTGATCGGGGCTCAGATGGCCGCGGTCGATCCCCGCCTTCAGCGCCATCACGGCGAGGGCGAG
This DNA window, taken from Rhodobacter capsulatus SB 1003, encodes the following:
- a CDS encoding SufE family protein, coding for MASPAFEEIAETFDFLDDWEDRYRHVIELGKALPALDDALKVPATKVEGCASQVWLMPRISGTGPGAVFDFEGASDAMIVQGLIALLHALYAGLTVAEVGAVDAKAEMGRLGLNEHLSSQRSNGLAAMVERIRKLAAEAAA
- a CDS encoding elongation factor G, yielding MKVVSIVGPSQAGKTTLAEALATLEGAKPRKHVLFGETAVTRFAFMGEDWALLEAPGGADHLPQLGPMLAASDAVVLCVPAETEAAVLCAPYLRLVEAAALPTFIFINKIDIAQDRTSEIVAALQAFCPHGIVLRQIPIRKDGHVIGAVDLISERAWEYHDHARSSLMELPESIRDREAEARAELLEHLADFDEALLTELIEDQAPMTDEVYEVSTKVLQHHDLLPALLGSASHGNGMMRLMKSLRHEVPDVAETRARIGALAVGALADTVKHLGKTVLIRALAEGVAPGAKLCGAAVGSIVDVDGKTQLGALKPGEIGLTVKTDHLSLSGPLYTAEGIVPNPDWMAAHAANHRLILEPENERDETRLAAALPKLLEIDPGLSLGTDPATGKTVLGTQGPLHLRRVLEKLEADFGLKLATAPLVAALCETITGTAQKQYRHRKQSGGAGQFADVVIEVSPLGRGEGFRFTETVKGGAVPRNYIPSVEAGAREALAAGPKGHPVVDLAVNLSDGKHHAVDSSDHAFRTAGKMALREAMAEIGTVVLQPVSKVVISVPSTYAGGLSPLVSGLKGQVLGFSADPAAKGWDLFEALMPAASLPELFQSLGGATRGTASFAATLDHYEEQY
- a CDS encoding DNA alkylation repair protein, translating into MMGRKRGSRVIVAEDRPLTEEEAALAAEAAAYAASDADYTQYEEATGKDDLGPPPTLAEAIAALEACGDAEKALGAAAYHKVDRRYLGVPVPLIEDMARLWRAQATLDDRIALADGLWHSDIHEAKIAAAKLLTQARIRPDDAVWRTIAAWVPGFDAWAIADHACNAGGRRLAGAPERLDEIETWLDAENIWTRRAALVITLPFTKSNHPDATERAARARVLGWCLRLAPDRDWFIQKAIAWWLRELSKHDAEAVRQWLAEHGATLKPFARKEASKYLK
- the folE2 gene encoding GTP cyclohydrolase FolE2 yields the protein MNIHGRIDTPDTAEAKAALELLRAFVAQAHPAEVAALDPAIARLFTPVPGPYPELARVYDAEFRPDDAYKAAMPDLQNGPASLIRGAKTRIEHVGISNFRLPIRYKLRDGGDVMLETSVTGTVSLEAEKKGINMSRILRSFYAHSESEFSFEVMAAALDDYIDHLESFDARLMMRFSLPLQVESLRSGLRGWQYYDIALELVEQAGVRTKIVHLDYVYSSTCPCSLELSEDARIRRGRLATPHSQRSVARISAVIEPGKTLWFEDLIEIARANVPTETQVMVKREDEQAFAELNAANPIFVEDAVRSFAAGLMAEPRVGDFRVIASHQESLHSHDAVAVLTEGPTFASASLDPKLFASLVHAG
- the metZ gene encoding O-succinylhomoserine sulfhydrylase; its protein translation is MSEWRTRTKLVHEGIRRSQFGEMAEALFLTQGFIYPSAGAAEARFIEAGEDEFIYARYGNPTTRMFEDRMAAIEGTEDAFACASGMAAINGALSCGLKTGDHVVAARQMFGSCLHVLKVLAGFGVEVTLIDGADLENWRGAVKATTKICFFESVSNPGLEVIDIKGVSEIAHAVGALVVVDNAFASPIFSRAVDLGADVIVYSATKHIDGGGRVLGGVVCGTRDFIRGPLETYVKHTGGAMSPFHAWLLLNGLQTLDLRVRAQAASAKAVAEAIDGHPHVNRVIYPGLPSHPQHALAMAQMGAGGTMLGIDFEGGKEVAFRFLDALDVVSISNNLGDAKSIATHPATTTHKNLTDEDRALIGITPGLVRISFGIEDTADLVEDIRSALEVALGECGEAG
- a CDS encoding gamma-glutamyl-gamma-aminobutyrate hydrolase family protein, which gives rise to MDKSGHRPVVGVIGNRGLINDRYPIHEGGQMNSCAVANVAGCLPLLIPADPEMVSVAELMRVCDGFLLTGGRPNIHPSEYGHEETDKHGSFDRARDAITLPLVRACVAAGQPFFGICRGFQEVNVAMGGTLHPEIRDLPGRMNHRMPPEGTLEEAFALRHRVMLTPGGRFARLFGCTEVMTNTLHGQGIFEPGPRIVIEGRAEDGTPEAIYVQDAPGFTLAVQWHPEWNAANDPVSRPLFQAFGAAVRDFAAARR